The proteins below are encoded in one region of Pseudomonas sp. SCB32:
- the dnaE gene encoding DNA polymerase III subunit alpha has translation MTATFVHLRLHTEFSLVDGLVRVKPLVKAVGGSGMPAVAVTDLSNMCSLVKFYKTAMGGGIKPICGADIWLANRDEDGPLTRLTLLAMNAKGYRNLTELISRGWQEGQRNGEIIIERAWVKEAAEGLIALSGSKEGEIGMALLEGDDGLADSLLAEWLEVFPDRFYLDIQRTNRVNDEEHVHAAVALSARSGAPLVATNDVRFIKESDFEAHETRVCIGEGRALDDPRRSRNYSDQQYLKSPAEMAELFSDIPEALENSVEIAKRCNIDVQLGKYFLPNFPIPYDDMDINDYLRHVSYEGLEERLAVLWPQDTTPNYEEKRQIYVDRLEFELGTIIQMGFPGYFLIVMDFIKWAKNNGVPVGPGRGSGAGSLVAYVLKITDLDPLAYDLLFERFLNPERISMPDFDVDFCMEGRDRVIDYVAGAYGRNAVSQIITFGSMAAKAVVRDVARVQGKSYGLADKLSKMIPFEVGMTLEKAFEQEEMLRDFLKTDEEAQEIWDMALKLEGVTRGTGKHAGGVVIAPTKLTDFAPIACDEEGAGLVTQFDKDDVEAAGLVKFDFLGLRTLTIIKWAMEIIHRKQQKAGDTDLVDIDRIPLDDKKTYDLLQKAETTAVFQLESRGMKELIKKLKPDCLEDLIALVALFRPGPLQSGMVDDFINRKHGREEISYPHPDYQYPGLEPVLKPTYGIILYQEQVMQIAQVMAGYSLGGADMLRRAMGKKKPEEMAKQRGGFIEGCSSNGIDANLSGNIFDLVEKFAGYGFNKSHSAAYGLVSYQTAWLKTHWKAPFMAAVLTADMQNTDKVVTLIEECRHMKLRIVAPDVNNSEFRFTVDDEDQIVYGLGAIKGVGEGPVEAITECRAEGGPFKTLFDFCDRIDLKRVNKRTLEALIRAGALDRLGPHFYDEPKAYHAHVDINRAVLLASMEEAVKAAEQTSRSHDSGHMDLFGGVFAEPEADVYANHRKVKELNLKERLKGEKDTLGLYLTGHPIDEYEGEVRRFARQRIVELKPARDTQTVAGLIVNLRVMKNKRGDKMGFVTLDDRSGRIEASLFAEAFAANQALLQTDALVVIEGEVSQDDFSGGLRLRAKRVMGLEEARTSLAESLRVRVHADALKGDRLRWLADLCTRHRGSCPVTVDYSGEQARALLQFGEQWRIDPADNLIQALRDQFGRDNVFLNYR, from the coding sequence ATGACCGCCACCTTCGTTCACCTGCGTCTGCACACCGAATTCTCCCTGGTTGACGGGCTGGTGCGGGTCAAGCCGCTGGTCAAGGCGGTGGGCGGCTCGGGCATGCCGGCGGTGGCGGTGACCGATCTGAGCAACATGTGCTCGCTGGTGAAGTTCTACAAGACGGCCATGGGCGGCGGCATCAAGCCGATCTGCGGCGCTGACATCTGGTTGGCCAACCGTGACGAGGACGGCCCGCTGACCCGCCTGACCCTGCTGGCGATGAACGCCAAGGGCTACCGCAACCTCACCGAGCTGATTTCCCGTGGCTGGCAGGAAGGCCAGCGCAACGGCGAGATCATCATCGAGCGCGCGTGGGTGAAGGAGGCCGCCGAAGGCCTGATCGCGCTGTCCGGCTCCAAGGAAGGCGAGATCGGCATGGCCCTGCTGGAGGGTGACGACGGCCTCGCGGACTCACTGCTGGCCGAGTGGCTGGAAGTCTTCCCGGACCGCTTCTACCTGGACATCCAGCGTACCAACCGGGTCAACGATGAAGAGCACGTGCATGCCGCCGTGGCTCTGTCCGCGCGCAGTGGCGCGCCGCTGGTGGCGACCAACGACGTGCGCTTCATCAAGGAGTCGGACTTCGAGGCCCACGAGACCCGCGTCTGTATCGGCGAAGGCCGCGCCCTGGATGACCCGCGCCGTTCGCGCAACTATTCCGACCAGCAATACCTGAAAAGCCCGGCGGAAATGGCCGAGCTGTTCAGCGATATCCCCGAGGCTCTGGAAAACTCCGTCGAGATCGCCAAGCGCTGCAACATCGATGTGCAGCTGGGCAAGTACTTCCTGCCCAACTTCCCGATCCCGTACGACGACATGGACATCAACGACTACCTGCGCCATGTCTCCTACGAGGGCCTGGAAGAGCGTCTTGCGGTGCTCTGGCCGCAGGACACCACGCCGAACTACGAAGAGAAGCGGCAGATCTACGTCGACCGCCTGGAGTTCGAGCTGGGCACCATCATCCAGATGGGCTTCCCCGGCTACTTCCTGATCGTGATGGACTTCATCAAGTGGGCCAAGAACAACGGCGTGCCGGTAGGCCCTGGCCGGGGCTCGGGTGCCGGCTCGCTGGTCGCCTACGTGCTGAAGATCACCGACCTCGATCCGCTGGCCTATGACCTGCTATTCGAACGTTTCCTCAACCCCGAACGTATTTCCATGCCCGACTTCGACGTCGACTTCTGCATGGAAGGCCGCGACCGGGTGATCGACTATGTGGCCGGCGCGTACGGCCGCAACGCGGTGAGCCAGATCATCACCTTTGGCTCCATGGCCGCGAAGGCGGTGGTGCGCGACGTGGCGCGGGTGCAGGGCAAGTCCTACGGCCTGGCCGACAAGTTGTCGAAGATGATCCCCTTCGAAGTCGGCATGACCCTGGAGAAGGCCTTCGAGCAGGAAGAAATGCTCCGCGACTTCCTCAAGACCGACGAGGAAGCCCAGGAAATCTGGGACATGGCGCTCAAGCTGGAAGGTGTCACCCGTGGTACCGGCAAACACGCCGGTGGCGTGGTGATCGCGCCGACCAAGCTCACCGACTTCGCCCCCATCGCCTGTGACGAAGAGGGCGCCGGCCTGGTGACCCAGTTCGACAAGGACGACGTGGAAGCTGCTGGCCTGGTGAAGTTCGACTTCCTCGGCCTGCGTACCCTGACCATCATCAAGTGGGCGATGGAGATCATCCATCGCAAGCAGCAGAAAGCCGGCGATACCGATCTGGTCGACATCGACCGCATCCCGCTGGACGACAAGAAGACCTACGACCTGCTGCAGAAGGCGGAAACCACCGCGGTCTTCCAGCTTGAATCGCGCGGCATGAAGGAGCTGATCAAGAAGCTCAAGCCGGACTGCCTGGAAGACCTCATCGCACTCGTGGCGCTGTTCCGTCCCGGTCCGCTGCAGTCGGGCATGGTGGACGACTTCATCAACCGTAAGCACGGTCGCGAGGAAATCTCCTACCCGCACCCTGACTACCAGTATCCCGGCCTCGAGCCGGTGCTCAAGCCCACCTACGGCATCATCCTGTACCAGGAACAGGTCATGCAGATCGCCCAGGTGATGGCGGGCTACAGCCTCGGTGGTGCGGACATGCTGCGTCGCGCCATGGGCAAGAAGAAGCCCGAGGAAATGGCCAAGCAGCGCGGCGGCTTCATCGAAGGCTGCTCCAGCAACGGCATCGACGCCAACCTCTCGGGCAACATCTTCGACCTGGTGGAGAAGTTCGCCGGCTACGGCTTCAACAAGTCGCACTCCGCCGCCTACGGCCTGGTGTCGTACCAGACCGCCTGGCTGAAGACCCACTGGAAAGCCCCGTTCATGGCCGCGGTACTCACCGCGGATATGCAGAACACCGACAAGGTGGTGACGCTCATCGAAGAGTGCCGCCACATGAAGCTGCGCATCGTCGCGCCGGACGTGAACAACTCCGAATTCCGCTTCACCGTGGATGACGAAGATCAAATCGTTTACGGCCTGGGCGCGATCAAGGGCGTCGGCGAAGGCCCGGTGGAAGCCATCACCGAGTGCCGTGCCGAAGGCGGACCGTTCAAGACGCTGTTCGACTTCTGCGACCGCATCGACCTCAAGCGCGTCAATAAACGCACCCTGGAGGCGCTGATCCGTGCCGGCGCGCTGGATCGTCTCGGCCCGCACTTCTATGACGAGCCCAAGGCCTACCACGCCCACGTCGACATCAACCGCGCGGTGCTGCTGGCGTCGATGGAAGAGGCCGTGAAGGCCGCCGAGCAGACCTCGCGCAGCCACGACAGCGGCCACATGGACCTGTTCGGCGGTGTCTTCGCCGAGCCCGAGGCGGATGTCTACGCCAACCACCGCAAGGTCAAGGAGCTCAACCTCAAGGAGCGCCTGAAGGGCGAGAAGGATACCCTCGGCCTGTACCTGACCGGTCACCCCATCGACGAGTACGAAGGCGAGGTGCGACGTTTCGCTCGCCAGCGCATCGTCGAACTGAAACCGGCGCGTGATACCCAGACCGTCGCCGGTCTGATCGTCAACCTGCGGGTGATGAAGAACAAGCGCGGCGACAAGATGGGCTTCGTGACCCTGGACGACCGCTCCGGCCGTATCGAAGCCTCGCTGTTCGCCGAAGCCTTCGCCGCCAACCAGGCGCTGTTGCAGACTGACGCGCTGGTGGTGATCGAGGGTGAAGTCAGCCAGGA